The window GAGTGGCATGGCCTGGGTTCCCTGCAGGGCGGGGACGAATCACCGCTGCTGCCGCCGATGGTGACCCTGCAGATCCTGGGCGGGCGCAAGGACAAGATCCGGCCCGGCGACGTGCTCGGCGCGCTGACCGGGGAGGCGGGCTTCACGCGCGAGCAGGTCGGCAAGATCACCGTGACCGACCAGACGACCTACGTCGCGGTCGTGCGCGAGATCGCTGGCGAAGCCGTGCGCAGGCTGTCCGCGGGCCGGCTCAAGGGCAAGCCGGTGAAGGTGCGCGCGCTCGCCGGCTGAATCGCCGCATCACGGCTTCGGCGTATCGGCGGCCGCGTGCCACAGCGGCCGGCCGGTGACGTCCAGATGGCAGAGGTAGGCGCGCAGGTCGAATTCCAGCTGGTGGTAGTCGGGCTCCATGTGCCGGCACAGCTGGTAGAAGGCCTTGTCGTGCTCGCGCTCGCGGATGTGGGCCAGTTCGTGCACGACGATCATGCGCAGGAACTCCGGCGGCATGTCGCGGAACACGGCCGCGACGCGAATCTCGCACTTTGCCTTGAGCTTGCCGCCCTGCACGCGTGACACGCGCGTGTGCGTGCCCAGCGCGTGCTGGATCACGTGCAGCTTGCTGTCGTACGCCACCTTGCTGAGTTGCCCGGCATTGCGCAGGAATTCGTCCTTGAGCGCCTGCACGTAGTCGTAGAGCGCCCGGTCGCTGCGCACCGCGTGCGTCTGCGGATATTTCTTCAGCAGCAGGTCGCCGAGCCGGTCCTCCTCGATCAGCTTGCGCACCTGGGCGGCGAGATCGGGTGGGTAGCCCGCGAGATAATCGGGTGCGGTTCGGGGATGCATGCGTGTCGGCGGGGCGCGAAGGGGCAATTGTACCGCTGCTGTGGCACCGGGATTCTTCGCGCTGCCGCAGGCCAAGAATGTTTCCGTTCGCCACAATTCTGTGACGACGGTGTGCAGGGATGCATGTATCCTTCTGCCCTCGACGCGGGATGCGGATCGCCTAGGCGTCCGACCGGGAAAAGCGGCGCATGGAGCCGTTCAACACCGGGTGCAGTCATACTGTGCGGTGCATCCGTGGATTCGAAGCCTGACCATGACCTCATTGACGAATTCTTCAGCCTGGCGCGCACTCGCCGCCCACCGTGACGAACTCGGCGAGCAGCACCTGCGCGAACTCTTCGCGGCGGACAGCGTCCGTTTCGATCGGTTCTCGCTGCGTGCCGCGGGCCTCTTCCTCGACTATTCGAAGAACCGCATCGTGCCGCGCACGCTGGAACTGCTCACCGCGCTCGCACGCGACCGCGGGCTGGAAGCCGAGCGCGCGGCGATGTTCGCCGGGCGTCGCATCAACACCACAGAAGGCCGCGCCGCGCTGCATGTCGCGCTGCGCAACCGCAGCGATACGCCGGTCGAGCTCGACGGTCAGGACGTGATGCCGGACGTGCGCGAGGTGCTCGGCCGCGTGGGCCGCTTCGCCGAAGCGGTGCGCAGCGGCGAGTGGCGCGGCTTCGCGGGCGGGACGATCACCGACGTCGTCAACATTGGCATCGGCGGCTCCGACCTCGGTCCGGCGATGGCCTGCCAGGCGCTCGCCGCCTGCGGGCACGAACGCCTGACGATGCACTTCGTGTCGAACATCGACGGCGACCACCTCGCCAGCGTGCTCGCGAAGGTCGATCCGGCGCGCACGTTGTTCATCATCGCGTCGAAGACCTTCACGACGATCGAGACGATGACCAACGCCGCGAGTGCGCGTGCGTGGTTCCTCGCCAACGGCGGCAGCGAGGCGGCGATTCCGCAGCACTTCGTCGCGGTGTCGACGAACGCCGAGCGCGTCGCCGCCTTCGGCATCGATCTCGCGAACATGTTCGGCTTCTGGGACTGGGTCGGCGGGCGCTACTCGATGTGGTCGGCGGTCGGCCTGCCGATCGCCCTCTACGTCGGGCGCGACAACTTCGAAGCGCTCCTCGACGGCGCGCACGCGATGGACCGCCACTTCGCCGAGGCCCCGCTCGAAGCCAACATGCCGGTCATCCTCGGCCTGCTGGGCGTGTGGTATCGCGCTTTCTTCGGTTCGACGAGCGTCTCGATCGCGCCGTATGCACAGGCCCTCGCGCGGCTGCCGGCCTACCTGCAGCAGCTCGAGATGGAGAGCAACGGCAAGTCGGTGACGCGCGACGGCAAGCCGGTCGACACCGTGACCTGCCCGGTGATCTGGGGCGAACCCGGCACCAACGGCCAGCACGCCTTCTTCCAGCTGCTGCACCAGGGCACGGACCTGATTCCGGTCGATTTCATCGCGCCGCTCAAGCCGAGCCACGATCTGGCCGAACACCACCGTCTGCTGCTGGCGAACTGCATCGCGCAGAGCAAGGCGCTGATGGTGGGCAAGACGGCCGACGAGGTGCGTGCCGAACTCGTCGCCGGTGGCATGACCGGCGACGCCCTCGAAGCGCTGGTCCCGCACCGCGTCTTCCCCGGCAACCGCCCGAGCAACACGCTGCTGCTGCCGGACCTCTCGCCGCGCGCGCTGGGTGCGCTGATCGCGCTCTACGAGCACAAGGTCTTCGTGCAGAGCGTGATCTGGGGCGTCAACGCCTTCGATCAGTGGGGCGTGGAGCTGGGCAAGCAGATCGCCACGCGCATCGCGGGCGAACTGGGCGGCGGTGCGGCCGGCGAGCACGATGCATCGACGAAAGGCCTGATCGCCGCCGTGCGCGCGGCGCACTGACGCTGCGCCTGCCGTCCGCCCGCGGGCGGGATCGCTCAGCGCGGCGCGGTGATCGCTCGACAGTGGAGAAAGTCCACCGCGTCGGCGAAAGCCTGAAGCATCGCGGGTGAAAAGGGATTGTGCCCGGCGTCGGGGACGATGCGCAGGCTGCTGCCCGGCACCGCGCGATGCAGGCGTTCCGCATTCTCGACTCGACAGACGCGATCCTGTTCGCCATGCAGGATCGCGACGGGAAGGGTGCCGAGCCGCGCGGCAAGTTCCAGCAGGCGGGTCTCTCCGAGGAAGCACTCGTGCCGCAGGTAATGCGCCTGCACGCGGTACTTGGCGAGCAGGGCGTCGCGCTCGCCGGCGTCTGCCCATTCCGGTGCGGGCGCGGCCGATCCGTCTGAGAGGGTCGTCTCCCATTGCACCCAGCGGCGTACCGCTTCGATAGCGATCGCGACGTCGCCGCCGAGCACGGCGTCGAACAGCCGATTGGGCAGTGCGCGCTCCCGGTCGCCGGGCGCGGCCTCGTCGAGCAGGTGCCAGCTTTCCGGGAACAGCGCTGCGGCCGAGACGAAGAACCACTCCAGGTCGGCGCGGCCGGTCAGGAAAACCCCGCGCAGGATCGCCCCTAGGCAGGCATCCCGATGCTGCGCAGCGTAGGCGATGGCGAGCGCCGCGCCCCATGAGCCGCCGACGACCAGCCAGCGCTCGATGCCCAGATGCAGCCGCAGCCGCTCGATGTCGGCGACGAGGTCCGCCGTCGTGTTGTGCGCGCATCCGCCGCGCGGCGTGCTGCGCCCGCAGCCGCGCTGGTCGAAGAGCACGATGCGGAAGCGTGCGGGATCGAACAGCTGCCGCATGCGCGGCGAGCAGCCGCTGCCCGGTCCGCCATGAAGGATCAACACCGGCAGGCCTTGCGGATTGCCGCATTGCTCGTGATGGAGCGCATGGCCGTTACCGGCCGCGAGCAAGCCGGATTGCCACGGCTCGATGGTGGGGAATGGCAACGGACAGGGGGTACTCGCGGGCGGCACGGTAACGGGCATGGGCGGAATACTAGCGGATCGTGTGTCGCGCTCCCATAGAAAGCGAATCAGCCCGTCTGCCGTATGGCAGACGGGCTGATTCGCCATATTCTCCCGGCGAACGCTCGGTTTCAGTTCGTCTGATGTTCGCGGTGGAGCACGCTATCGAGCCGCCAGATCTCGTTCCCCTTCATCATGATCTGTTTTCCGTCCTTGGTTTCCATCGCATGTCCCTCCTTCATGGAAACCACTTGGCCAACCTTGTTCTCCATGGCCATTTTGCCGTCCTTGAAGACGTATACGGTCGAGCCGTCCTTCAACTCATACGACTTTTCAACCTTGCCCTGATCAGCGGCAAACGCCGTGGTGGCGATCAGGATGGCGGCGGCAGCACTGGCAATTTTCATCAACATGATTGACTCCTATGAGATTTGACGCCGCAAGAATATGCGGTGTTGAGCGCTCATTCATGAGCGACCACGTGCTCATGTTAGGAGGTTTCACCAAACATCATGATGACTGCGACATTACGTTGTCGTCATTAAAATGTCAGATTCGACCGCCGCTTTCGGTGCATGACAACAATGTAATGTAGCCAGTTCGATCCTGAGGCGGTGGAGCTGTTCGTTTCCGAAGAGGAGCAATTGAGACGGATGGTTGCGTTGAAATGCAGTGGGACCCAGGTGGCGATGAGTTCGCTCTGAAAGGTTGTGCGCCAGACCACCCGGTTACGTGCTTGTAATGTCAAGGTCATCCTGTCGTCAGCGCCGCAGGCGCACGCTGCCAATGCCAGTGAGTGATCGGGCGCTGATAAAGGCGCTGCAATTTCCACCACCTCCGGAGGTCATCATGAAATCCAGGACTGCATTCACCCTCAGCGCCGCCTGTGTCGCGATCACAATGTCCTTTAGCGCGGGTGCCACATCTGACGCCACAGGCACCGCACAGTCAAATGCGCCGACCGCGGCAGCGGCGCCGACCGCGGCAGCGCCAGCGCAATCGTTTTTGCGGCACAGCCACGTGACGGAAAAGCTCGGCGTACCTGCCACGCAAACTGCGCCTTCGGGCGACAAGGCAAAGAAGGCGGATGTGCAGGACGGAGCCGCACAGAAGCGACATGATCATCAACGCGACATGAAATAGAGACCACATACTCATGCAAGACGCGCCGAATCTGGTTACGCGCGCGCACGGTGAAAGATGTGGCTGCCGTCTCCTTGCCGCCGCTGTTGGTTGTCCCGAGCACTCGGTCAACTACCGCTATTGCGCCCTCGTTCTCCGCAGGCACTGGCTCGTTGAATGTGATCACCAGTGTCTCGGCGCAGGCATCATTGGAGGAGTGGTTCCGGGAGCGTGGCATGACTTGGGGCCGATCGATCCCGTGAAGCTGATTCTTTTCAGCAACGCATAGCGCTGCTGCCGGTGCCTGTTTTTGGGACGCTGGCAGTGAATGCGCTTGGCCCGCTCCAGGGATCGCTGCAGAGCCAGAGGGCCGCCATGCATCTCATGAAAATCACTAGGTGAACTTCCCCAATTTTCCGATGTGCGATCGGGCGCTGCGGCGCATCCTGTGATCCGGCCGGGCAGTGATGTCGCGGCCAGACCCCAACAGACTACACAGGAGACACGTTCATGAAATGGGAAACCCCTTCGGCTTGCGATTTCCGCTTCGGCTTCGAAATCACGATGTACATCGCGACGCGTTGAGCGTCCGGCCGCGGCCTGCCCAAGCGGGCCGTGGCGTCTTGAGAGGAGGCGGGAGCGGTGAAAATCAGGGTGCTCGGTTCGGGGGCGGGGGGCGGATTCCCGCAATGGAACTGCAACTGCCGCAACTGCGACGGCCTGCGGCGGGGGACGGTACGTACCCACGCCCGTACGCAGTCGTCCATCGCGGTGAGCGGTGACGACGAGAACTGGGTGCTGTTCAACGCCTCGCCCGACGTGCTGCAGCAGATCCGCGCGTTTCCCGACCTGCAGCCGGCCCGCGCGTTGCGCGACACGGCGATCCGTGCGATCGTGCTGATCGACGCGCAGATCGACCACACGACGGGGCTGCTGATGCTGCGCGAGCACCGGTCCCCGCATCAGCTCTGGTGCACGGCCGAGGTGCGCGAGGACCTGTCGGCCGGCAATCCGCTCTTCGGCGTGCTCGGCCATTACTGCGGCATCGACTGGCACGAGCTGCCGCTCGCCGGACGCTTCGACATTGATGGGGTGCCGGGCGTGGCGTTCGAGGCGCTGCCGCTCACGAGCAACGCGCCGCCGTACTCGCCGCATCGCGACCAGCCGCGCCCGGGCGACAACATCGGCGTGACGCTGGTCGATGCGAAGAGCGGCCGCCGCGTGTTCTACGCGCCGGGCCTCGGCGAGATGGAAGAGCATGTGTGGGCGGCGATGCAGGCGGCCGATTGCGTGCTGGTCGACGGCACCTTGTGGACCGATGACGAGATGATCCGTCTCGGCGCCTCGTCGAAGACTTCGCGCGCGATGGGCCACCTGCCGCAGTCGGGCCCCGGCGGCATGCTCGAATGGCTCGATCGCCTGCCTGAACGCACGCGCAAGGTGCTGATCCACATCAACAACACGAACCCGATCCTCGACGAGGACAGTGCCGAGCGCGCGCAGCTTGCGGCGCACGGCATCGAGGTGGCTTACGACGGCATGGAGCTGTCGTTGTGAGCGCCGTCCGCGGATCGATTGCATTGGAAGGAGAGAGCGAGATGGATTTCGACGTAGCGATCGAGGATGCCGCCGCGCGGGTATGTGCGAACGACGCGCCGCCGCTGAGCCGCGAGGAGTTCGAGGCCCGCCTGCGCGGCAAGAGCGCAAGCTACCACATCCATCACCCCTTCCACGTGATGATGGCCGAAGGGAAGCTCACGCGCGTGCAGCTGCAGGGCTGGGTCGCCAACCGCTTCTACTACCAGATCGCGATTCCGGTGAAGGACGCCGCGATCATGTCGAACTGCCCGGATCGCGAGATCCGCCGCGAGTGGATCCAGCGCATGCTCGATCATGACGGGTATGCTCAGTTGGGTGAGGGCGGCGGGGTGAAGGATCCCGGTGGGATCGAGGCGTGGATCCGCTTGGGGGAGGCCGTGGGCCTCACGCGTGACGACGTCACCTCGCTGCGCCATGTCGTGCCGGCGGCGCGTTTCGCCGTCGACGCCTACGTCAATTTCGCGCGCCAGCGCCCGTGGCAGGAGGCGATCGCGTCCAGCCTGACCGAACTCTTCGCGCCGCACATCCACCAGCAGCGCATCGACACCTGGCCAGAAATGTACCCGTGGGTCGATCCCGAAGGGCTGCAGTATTTCCGCAACCGCCTCACGCAGGCGCGGCGCGACGTCGCCCACGGCCTGCGCTTCACGCTCGACTACTTCAGCCGCAGCCGCGCGCTGCAGGAGCGGGCGCTGGAGATCCTGCAGTTCAAGCTCGACGTGCTGTGGGCACTCGCCGACGCGATCATGCTGAGCCAGTGCGAAATGGAAATCCGGGGGCCGAAGACATGACCGCGCCGGTCGCCATGGATGCGTGCCCGCTCGTGTCGCGCCGTTTCCGCCTACAGTGGGAGGAGGCGCAGCAGGCGTGGGTGCTGCTCTATCCTGAAGGGATGGTGAAGCTCAACCAGAGCGCCGGCGAGATCATGCGGCGTTGCGACGGCAGCCGCACGGTGGCCGTGATCGTCGCGGAACTGGAGCAGGCCTTCGGTGCGAGCGGACTCGCGGATGACGTCGCGCAGTTCCTCGAGCTCGCGCGCGGCCAGCAGTGGATCGAAGGGTAGGGAGGGCACCATGTCCGCCACCGCCATTCCCGCGCAACCCGGCCCGCCGCTGTGGCTGCTCGCCGAACTCACCTACCGCTGCCCGCTGCACTGCGCGTTCTGCTACAACCCGGTCGATTTCACGTCGAGCGGGCCGGAGCTTTCCACCGAGGACTGGCTGCGCGTGCTGCGCGAGGCGCGCGCGGCGGGCAGCGTGCAATGCGGCTTCTCGGGCGGCGAGCCGATGCTGCGCGACGACCTCGAAGTGCTCGTCGCCGAGGCGCATCGTCTGGGCTTCTACACCAACCTCCTGACCTCCGGCGTCGGCCTCACGCCCGAGCGCGCCGCGGCGCTGAAGACGGCCGGCCTCGATCACATCCAGCTGTCGTTCCAGGACTCGACGCGCGAGCTCAACGACTTTCTGTCGCACACCCGCACCTTCGACCTCAAGCAGCGCGTCGCCACGCTGATCAAGGAGAATGGCTGGCCGATGGTGATGAACTGCGTGATCCATCGGCTGAACATCGAATACATCGACCGCATCATCGAGATGGCGGTCGAGCTGGGCGCGGAGTACCTCGAACTCGCGAACAGCCAGTACTACTCGTGGGCGCTGCTGAACCGCGACCAGTTGCTGCCCACGCGCGCGCAGATCGAGCGGGCCGAGCGCGTGACCAACGAATACCGGGAAAAGTACGGCGACCGCATCCGCATTTTCTTCGTCGTGCCCGATTACCATGAGAAGCGCCCGAAGAAGTGCATGAACGGCTGGGGCAACGTTTTCCTCACCGTCACGCCGGACGGCACCGCGCTGCCCTGTCACACGGCAAAGATGCTGCCGGGCCTCGCCTTCCCCAACGTGCGCGAGATGGGCGTGCGCGAGATCTGGTACACGGAAGGCTTCAACCGCTATCGCGGCGACGGCTGGATGAAGGAGTCCTGCCGCAGCTGCCCGGACAAGGAAAAGGACCTCGGCGGCTGCCGCTGCCAGGCCTACATGCTTGCGGGCGATCCGGCCGAAGCCGATCCGGTGTGCGACCGGTCGCCGGCGCATCATGTCGTGGTCGAGGCGCTGGCGCGGGCGGAAGCAGGCAAGGGACGGGAGGTGCCGCTGGTGTTCCGCGATCCGGTGGCGTCGCGGCGGCTTGCCGGCTGACCGCCGGAAGCATCCCGCGAGGCCGGAGCCGGCGATATCAGCGGCGATAGCGCCAGCTGCGGCTGTCGTCGTCCCAGTAGCGATAACCGTCGCCGTAGCCGCGGTTGCCCCAGTAGCGGTGATGGTGGCCATAGCCGCCATGGTCGTCGTAATCCAGCGGCAGGATGATACAGCCGCCGAGCAGGCCGGCCACGAGGGACGTGGCGAGGAGCTTGGTGAATGTGCGAGCCATGATTGACCTCCTTGTCAGTGGTCAACGTCCCGCCGGCGGTGGCCGTGCACTGCCGGTCATGACTCGTTTGTAAGACTGTGTATGCGAAGTGCCATGCAAGCACGGCACTTCGGTCATGCGCTCATGCCGCGAGCAGCGGCTCCAGGTAGTCGGGCTTCGGTCCGGCGGGCACGATTCCCGTCGGATTGAGCGCCTTGATGGAATAGTAGCCGGCCTTGATATGGTCGGGGCGAACGCTCGCTGCGAAGGCCGGGATCGCCAGCAGGCGCACGAGGTAGGCGAGTACCGCGGGGTAGGCGGAGAGCGGCCGCAGGTTGCACTTGAACAGGCTGTAGTAGGCCAGCTCGAAGCGCACCAGTGTGACGAAGGCGCGGATGTCGCTCTCGGTCAGCCGGTCGCCTGCGAGCCAGTCGGCACGTGCGAGCCGCTCCTCCATCCAGTCCAGCGTCCCGAAAACCTCCGCGACCGCTTCCTCGTAGGCCTTCTGGGTACCTGCGAAGCCGGCCCGATACACGCCGTTGTTGAATCCCGCGTACAGGCGCTCGTTGACGGCGTCGATCTCCGCTTCCAGCCCGGCCGGGCGCAGGTCGACGTCCTGCGTGGCGAGCGCGGCGAAGTCCTTGTCGAGGATGCGGACGATGTCCGACGACTCGTTATTGACGATCGTGCGCGTCTTCTTGTCCCACAGCACCGGCACCGTCGCGCGGCCGGTGTGCGTCGGGTCGGCCAGGGTATAGATCTCATGCATGTAGCTCGCGCCATTGACGCGGTCGAAGTCGGTGCCGTCGCGGCCGGTGAAAGCCCAGCCCTGGTCACCCAGGCGCGGGTCGACCGCGCACACGTCGATCACGTGTTCGAGGCCCTTCAGGCGCAGCGCGATCAGCGTCCTGCACGCCCACGGGCAGATGTAGGCGACGTAGAGCTGGTAGCGACCCGCTTCCGGCGAAAAGCCTTTCGCGCTGTCCGCGCCGATCCGGTCGCGAAACCCGGAGTGCTGGCGGATGAAGCGCCCGTCGGCGTCGCTCTTCTGCACCGGCTGCCAGTTTTCCGCCCATTGTCCGTTTACAAGCATGTTTTCCTCTCTCTGTTCGGGGTTCGACCCTCGTTGGTGGGGAGAAGGTATTGGACCCGTGGCGGAAGATATAGGACCCCCGCCGGGCATTACTGTTGCCATAAGCGGAACAGCGCGTGGTTCTTTGTGTGGGGCCCGATGCGTGGCGGCCGGACTTATTGTTGCTGGTTGTGGAACATATCATGTCAATTTGCGCTGTTTTCCGGCGTTTTCTCGCCCGGTACAGTTTGGGTTGTGGTCAGCACGCATTTCAAAAAAGGCGGACGGCCCCCACCCAATCAATGGAGAAATAAAATGAGCAACGGACTCGTGAATCGCCTTCTCGCTACCAACGCCGGCTGGGGGGCGCTGGCGCTGCGCCTCCCGGTGGGCATCATCTTTGCCGCGCATGGCGCGCAGAAGCTCTTTGGCTGGTTCGGCGGCTACGGCCTCGAAGGGACGGGGAAGTGGATGGCGTCGATCGGTCTCGAGCCGGGTTACCTGATGGCGCTGCTGGGCGGCGGCGCGGAATTTTTCGGTGGCCTCGCGCTGATCATCGGCCTGCTCGTGCGTCCGGCATCGGCGGTGCTGGCCTTTGCGATGTTGGTGGCGATCTTCAGCGTGCACGCGGCCAACGGTCTGTTCATGAAGAACAACGGCTACGAGTACGGGTTGGCGCTGCTGGCAGTCGCCATCTCGCTGCTGTTCAGCGGTGCGGGCAAGGCCTCGCTGGACGCCGTGCTGGCGCCCGCGGGCGGCAAGCGTTAATCGAAACCGGCACCATTCGAGCGGAAACGACCATGCAAGACGACTCCTCCATCCTCGTTCAGAAACCTGCCGGCACGGGCCGGCGCCTCATCCTCCTGTTCCACGGCGTGGGAGCCACGCCGGAAAATCTCCTGCCGCTCGCCGCAGCGATCGCGACGACCGAACCGGCCGCCTGGGTGGTGAGCGTGCGCTCGCCGGATCCGTCGGATTTCGGCATGGGCTGGCAGTGGTTCCCGGTGCGCGCCGTTACCGAGGAAAACCGCATCGACCGCATCGCCGCTGCAATGCCGGGCTTCGTCCAGGCAGTGCGGGGCTGGCAGAAGCGGTCGGGGCTTGATCCCGAGGCCACGACGCTGATCGGCTTTTCGCAAGGCGCCATCATGGCGCTCGAATCGACTCAGCTGCCCGACGCGATCGCCGCGCAGGTGATTTCCATCGCCGGACGGTTTGCGCAACCGCCCCGGATCTGCCCGGAGACCATCACGGTGCACTTCGTGCATGGCGACGACGACCCGGTGATCGACCCGCGCTACAGCATCGCAGCGGCAGACCGGCTCGCTTCGATGGGCGCGCGAGTCGATCTGAACATGATTCCCGAGGTGGGGCACATGATCGATCAAGGCGTCGTTGAGCGGGTGTGCGAACAGGTGCGCAAAGGGTGAACAGTGGGGGGGCGCGATTCCCGTCCCCCACGGTAGGCGGCGTGTCCCGTTACGATCCGGGCCGTGACACGGGATTCAGGCGCCAGCCCGCGCGCGGGTCCGTCCTGCGCCTTCGATAAGCGCCGGGCGGCGTGCCCGTCCACTGCTTGAATGCGCGGTTGAACGCGGCTGGGTCATCGAAGCCGAGATCGGCGCCGATGTTGGCGATCGGTTCATCCGAGCGTGAAATGCGTGCGATCGCCACGTCGCGCCGCAGGGCATCCTTGATCGCCTGGAAGTGCGTGCCTTCGGCGTCGAGGTGGCGGGCGAGGGTGCGGGGTGAGATGTGCAGGGCGCGGGCGACGTCCCGCACCGTTTGCGGCGTGCCGAGGTGCGCTTCGAGCAGGTCGCGCACGCGGTGGGTGACCAGGCGTTCGCTCACCGAAACGTGGATCCAGTCCATCGGGGCCCTGCGCAGGAAGGCCGCGAGCGAGGCCTTGTCCTGGCGGATGGGGGCATCCATGAAGGCGGGTTCGATGTGGAGTGCGGTGAGCGGGCGGTCGAAGCGCGCGGGGCCGGCGTACATGTTGATGTATTCGCCGGCGTGCGGTGGGGGCGGGTAGGCGAGGTCGACGTGGGCGAAGAGGAGCTTGCGGTCGATCATCCACGACGCGATGCCTTGCGCGAGCATCAGCATCAGTTCCAGGATCAGCACCCGCGCATCGCCCAGGTCGGTCCGCTCGACCAGCGTGATACGCGTGAGGCCGTCATCGTCGTGCATCTCGAAATGGATGTCGTCCAGCATCAGCCGAAAGAAGCCGCAATACCGGTGCAGCGCGACGCGCAGGTTGGCAGCGTCGAGCAGACACAGGCACAGGAACTTGAGCGTGCCGGCGCGCAGGGGGCGCGAGAAGAAGAGAGGCGTCTCGTCATCCAGTTCGACCGCGAGCGTGCGGTAGAACAGCGCGAACTGTTCAACGGTGACGCGCGCCGATTCCTGTTCGAGCAGCGCCGGTGCAATGCCGGCGCGGGCGATGCAGTCCCGGGCGAGCGCCCGGCGCTCACCGAGCCGCTCGACGAGCTGGCCGATCATGCGGATCGGAACGGTGACGGATGGCCGGTTCATGCTTCAGTGATTCCCATGAGTCGGTGAATCGTGGCAGGAAATGTCAATCGATGGGCGTTTTCTGCCATCTACAAGCATGACCATACGCAATAGTATGGGTCGCAAATCACGACATCTGAAACAGTTAAGCCGTTGCCGGTGGGGTGATTGATTCGGAAACTCGCCGAGTTCTGGCAATTAAAGCACAGATGCACCCATTGCCCGCCAAGTGGTGGTGACGAGGAGAGATCATGGATTTCCAGTTGAACGCGGAGCAGCGCGAGATCCGCGAGCTCGCGCGGCGTTTCTCGGACCGCGAGATCGTGCCGCGTGCCGCCGGGGCCGATCGCAGCAAGGCCTTCCCGCTCGAGGTGCATCAACGCGCGCAGGAGCTGGGCCTGCTCGGCATCAACCTCCCGGAATCGGTCGGGGGCGGCGGTCTGGGCTGCCTCGAACTAGTGCTGGTGACCGAAGCCTTGTGCCGCGGCTGCCTCGGCATCGGCACTGCCTTGTGCGTGAATGCGCTGGCGACCGAGCCGATCGTGATTGCGGGTACCGAGGCGCAGCGCAGGCGCTATCTCGCCGCGGCGGCGCAGGGGGCGTTGGCGAGCTTCGCGATGACGGAGCCGGGAGCGGGGTCGGACGTGGCCGGCATCCGCACGCGCGCCGAGCGCGTGTCCGGCGGCTACATGCTGACGGGCAGCAAGATCTGGATCTCGAACGCCAACGTCGCCGAGTTCTTCGTCGTCTTCGCCAAGACCGCGCCGGATGCCGGCCACCGGGGCATGACGGCCTTCATCGTGCCGCGCGCAAGCCGGGGGCTGTCGGTCGGCGAGCCGCTGGGCAAGCTCGGACAGTGCGCCGCGCCCACCTGCGAGGTCTTCCTCGACAAGGTGTTCGTGCCGGAAGACCACCGGCTGGGCCAGGACGGCAGCGGCTTCGAGCTCGCGATGACGGTGTTCGACCACTCGCGGCCGATGGTCGCGGCCTTCGGGGTCGGACTCATCGAGCGTTGCATCGACGAGGCGCTGGCTTACGCGACCGAGCGCCGAAGCATGGGCAGGCGCCTGGTCGAGCATCAGGCCGTCGCGCATAAGCTCGCCGAGATGCGCATGAAGCTCGAGGCGGCGCGCCTGCTCACCTACCAGGCGGCGTGGCTGCTGGATCAGGGCCGGCCGAACACGATCGAGGCGTCGGTCGCCAAGGCCTTTGCCGCCGATGCGGCGATGTGGGCCGCGACCGAGGCGGTG is drawn from Azoarcus sp. DN11 and contains these coding sequences:
- a CDS encoding M48 family metallopeptidase produces the protein MHPRTAPDYLAGYPPDLAAQVRKLIEEDRLGDLLLKKYPQTHAVRSDRALYDYVQALKDEFLRNAGQLSKVAYDSKLHVIQHALGTHTRVSRVQGGKLKAKCEIRVAAVFRDMPPEFLRMIVVHELAHIREREHDKAFYQLCRHMEPDYHQLEFDLRAYLCHLDVTGRPLWHAAADTPKP
- the pgi gene encoding glucose-6-phosphate isomerase, which codes for MTSLTNSSAWRALAAHRDELGEQHLRELFAADSVRFDRFSLRAAGLFLDYSKNRIVPRTLELLTALARDRGLEAERAAMFAGRRINTTEGRAALHVALRNRSDTPVELDGQDVMPDVREVLGRVGRFAEAVRSGEWRGFAGGTITDVVNIGIGGSDLGPAMACQALAACGHERLTMHFVSNIDGDHLASVLAKVDPARTLFIIASKTFTTIETMTNAASARAWFLANGGSEAAIPQHFVAVSTNAERVAAFGIDLANMFGFWDWVGGRYSMWSAVGLPIALYVGRDNFEALLDGAHAMDRHFAEAPLEANMPVILGLLGVWYRAFFGSTSVSIAPYAQALARLPAYLQQLEMESNGKSVTRDGKPVDTVTCPVIWGEPGTNGQHAFFQLLHQGTDLIPVDFIAPLKPSHDLAEHHRLLLANCIAQSKALMVGKTADEVRAELVAGGMTGDALEALVPHRVFPGNRPSNTLLLPDLSPRALGALIALYEHKVFVQSVIWGVNAFDQWGVELGKQIATRIAGELGGGAAGEHDASTKGLIAAVRAAH
- the pip gene encoding prolyl aminopeptidase encodes the protein MANQPVCHTADGLIRFLWERDTRSASIPPMPVTVPPASTPCPLPFPTIEPWQSGLLAAGNGHALHHEQCGNPQGLPVLILHGGPGSGCSPRMRQLFDPARFRIVLFDQRGCGRSTPRGGCAHNTTADLVADIERLRLHLGIERWLVVGGSWGAALAIAYAAQHRDACLGAILRGVFLTGRADLEWFFVSAAALFPESWHLLDEAAPGDRERALPNRLFDAVLGGDVAIAIEAVRRWVQWETTLSDGSAAPAPEWADAGERDALLAKYRVQAHYLRHECFLGETRLLELAARLGTLPVAILHGEQDRVCRVENAERLHRAVPGSSLRIVPDAGHNPFSPAMLQAFADAVDFLHCRAITAPR
- the copK gene encoding periplasmic Cu(I)/Cu(II)-binding protein CopK, whose protein sequence is MLMKIASAAAAILIATTAFAADQGKVEKSYELKDGSTVYVFKDGKMAMENKVGQVVSMKEGHAMETKDGKQIMMKGNEIWRLDSVLHREHQTN
- the pqqA gene encoding pyrroloquinoline quinone precursor peptide PqqA produces the protein MKWETPSACDFRFGFEITMYIATR
- the pqqB gene encoding pyrroloquinoline quinone biosynthesis protein PqqB encodes the protein MKIRVLGSGAGGGFPQWNCNCRNCDGLRRGTVRTHARTQSSIAVSGDDENWVLFNASPDVLQQIRAFPDLQPARALRDTAIRAIVLIDAQIDHTTGLLMLREHRSPHQLWCTAEVREDLSAGNPLFGVLGHYCGIDWHELPLAGRFDIDGVPGVAFEALPLTSNAPPYSPHRDQPRPGDNIGVTLVDAKSGRRVFYAPGLGEMEEHVWAAMQAADCVLVDGTLWTDDEMIRLGASSKTSRAMGHLPQSGPGGMLEWLDRLPERTRKVLIHINNTNPILDEDSAERAQLAAHGIEVAYDGMELSL
- the pqqC gene encoding pyrroloquinoline-quinone synthase PqqC; its protein translation is MDFDVAIEDAAARVCANDAPPLSREEFEARLRGKSASYHIHHPFHVMMAEGKLTRVQLQGWVANRFYYQIAIPVKDAAIMSNCPDREIRREWIQRMLDHDGYAQLGEGGGVKDPGGIEAWIRLGEAVGLTRDDVTSLRHVVPAARFAVDAYVNFARQRPWQEAIASSLTELFAPHIHQQRIDTWPEMYPWVDPEGLQYFRNRLTQARRDVAHGLRFTLDYFSRSRALQERALEILQFKLDVLWALADAIMLSQCEMEIRGPKT